CGTCAGCAGTTCGACGGGCGTCATTCAGATCACTCCTCCGCGCTCGACGGTGAACTTCGAGATGGCGATGCTCATCAGGAAGTTCAACATCCCGTAGACGAGCGCGATGTCGAGGAACCCGGGCTGATCGAGCGCCGCTGCCAAGAGCGCGAGGACGACGACCGCGTTCGTTCCGATGGCGTTGACCGCGATCACGCGGTCCTGCATCGTGGGGCCGGCGACGATGCGGTAGACTAACACGATGGCGAACAGGACGAACGCGCCCGCGGCGGCCAAGAGCACCGCGTCGACGACGCCGGAGACCGCCATCAGTCACCGTCCTCCCGAAGCTCCGGCGGCGTTTCGGTCTCCTCGTCGCCGCCGAGAAGCGAGATGCTCTCGCGCTCGACCGGCGTCGGGATCCGCGCGCCCGTTCGCCCGTAGAAGACGAACCGGACGGCGCGCTCTAACCCCCCCGCCGCGAGGTCGTCGCGGGCGTCGGCCGTCAGCGTGTGAATGACGAGGCCGTCGCGGTCGACGTCGACCGTCAGCGTTCCGGGTGTGAGCGTGATGCTGTTGCCGAGCGTCGTGACCGGGAGACTCCCCCAGACCGCCCCGCGGAACTGTCGCATCTCCGGATCGATCGGGAGGTCCGGATGGAGGATGATGTACGCGATGGTGACGTTCGCTTTGGTGATCTCCCAGACGAGATACGGGACGAAAATCATCAACCGAACGAGCCGTCGGCTCGTTCGTCTGAGGGAGGGAGAGGTGACGAAGGAGACGTTCGAGAAGGCGGCGGCCGCCAAGAGCGCCGTCAGCCCGCCGGTCGCGAGTTCGAACGGAGCCAGCGAGCCGGCGATGGCGAGGTAGAACGCGTACGTTGCCCCGAACGTGAGCACTCCCTTCGAGGGCGTCGCGCGCGCAACGAGGCGCGTGCGCGTCGTCTGCCGCTCGACGGGTGCCTCTTCGACGGCGAGCTCCGAGCGGGTCAGTTCGACCTCGAACGAGCGGAGCATCGGGGCGTTGCCGCCGGGCTGAAACTCGGGGTCGACGACGACGCGGTCGAGATCGTTCCGCCTCGCGTACTCGGCGAGTTCGTCGGCGAAGTCGCCGGGACTGAACAGGTAGCGATCCGCGCCGACGATCGCGGTCTCGACCTCGACGTCGGTCTCCTCTTCGTCGTCGTATTCGAGGTCCTCTTCGGCCCACACGGACACCCGTTCGAGGAGGTCAGTCGCGGCCGCAGACTCGTCGACCGCGTTGCCGTCGAGGGCGCGCCACCGCGCGGGGTAGACGAAGTGGACGGCGGCGGGTTCGCCCGCCTCCGCGCCGGCCTGCGCCTCTCGCAACGCGTATGCCACCGTGTTGCGGAACGTGGAGGATTCGCCGACTGGAACGAGAATGCGAGAACTGTCGGCCCCCATCAGCCACCACTCACCTCGATAGATACCGAGCGATACCCGTCTGACTCACGACTCATACGTTACTGTATCGTTTACTAAGGGGGTCAAATACGTCTTCCGCTCTCGCGTTACGGCGCTCTCGAAGCGAGACTCCACTTTTAAGGGGAACTGACGATCTGTCCGCATATTCGCGGAATCGATAGCGGGAAGCGTGCGCTATGCTACGTTACCTCTAAATACTATTATACCCTCATAAATTGTATAACTTACTATGAAGATAATTCGATTATTCAACGACGAGAAGGCGGTGTCTCCGGTTATCGGTGTCATCCTGATGGTCGCGATAACCGTCATCCTCGCGGCCGTCATCGCTGCGTTCGTTCTCAACCTCGGACAGGGGCTCCAGCAGATCACCCCGCAGGCGAGCTTCGGGTTCGATTACAACAGCGACACCAACGTCACGATCACCCACGAGAGCGGTGACTCGATCGACGCCGCGCGCCTGAGCACGAGCGGCCTCGAAGCCGGATCGGCCGAGTGGGACGGGCACAACGGCCTGACCGGAACGGTTTCGGCGGGAACGAGCGCGGAGTTCAACAACACGGCGGACTGGAACGGTGAAACCGTCCGCGTCGTCTGGGAATCCGCCGACGGATCGTCCTCGGCGACGCTGAGCCGATCGACCGCGCCCACGATCAACTGATCGTAGCGAGCGGTGAACCGACGCTGATTTTTCGCGGTAACCACTCGCAAGTGCGACCCGATGACGCACACCGTGCGCCGCCGTGTACAGCCGCGCGCCGAACCGCCAGTTTTTATTTTCGACCCGGAGAACCGTCGACATGGATAAACTGCGGCAGTCGCTCCTCGAAGCGCCGATCATCGAGAAGGGCGAGTACGAGTACTTCGTCCACCCGATCAGTGACGGCGTCCCGATGCTCCGGCCGGAACTCCTTCGCGAGATCGTCATCAAGATCATTCGAAAGGCCGAGATCGACGACGTCGACAAGATCGTCACCCCCGCGGCGATGGGGATTCACATTTCGACTGCCGTCTCACTGATGACCGACATCCCGCTGGTCGTCATCCGCAAGCGGCAGTACGGGCTGGAGGGCGAACAGCCGCTGAGTCAACAGACCGGCTACTCGGAGAACGAGATGTACATCAACGACGTCGAGGCGGGCGACCGCGTGCTCGTCCTTGACGACGTGCTCTCGACGGGCGGCACGATGCGCGCCGTGCTCGACGCGCTCGATCACATCGACGCGGACATCGTCGACACCGTCGCCGTCATCAAGAAGGCCGGTCCCAACGAACTCGACGACAGCGGACACCACGTCAAGACGCTGATCAACGTCCGCGTCGAGGACGGCGAGGTCGTCATCGTCGACGAGAACGGCGACGACTGAGACGGACGAACAGCCAACGACACCGTAGCCCGCTATCAAAATTGCGACCGCGAAGTCTGCGATGCTGTCCCGATATCCGCCCGATACGACCGGTATTGTCCGCGATTTTCACTGTATGATCGAAGAGTATTTCAGCGGATAGTCGCACGTAGACGCTATGCCATCCGGTACCAATCTCGACGGCCTTCGGTCGACCGCGCGGGGTCGGTCCCGACGGTCGTTTCTCGAACTCCTCGGTGTCGGCGGGGCGGCCTCGCTGGCGGGCTGTAACGCCCCCAATGAGACTGACGCATCCACCGTGACTGAAGACCCTTCTGGCGGTGACGGTGCGTCTACAGACCGCGCGGAGTACGTCGAAGGGACGGCGACGGGCACGCGGACGCTGAATTTTCTGAGCGTCGACGACACCCCGTCGATCAACCGAGTACAGTTGGCGCTCGACGGCGCGTACGCGATCACGCCCGAACAGGAGGTGTTCCCGCTGTGGGCCGACATCTCCACCGACGAGGGGCGGGTCTACACGGTCGAACTCAGAGAGTCTCTCGAATGGGGTGCCGATTACGGATCGATGACGGCCGAGGACTGGGTCTATATGATCACTGAGGTCTTCCAAGCCGAATCCAACTGGGCGGGCTTTCCGAACGCGGGTGACTGGCAGCAGAACGGAGAGCCGATTCCCGTGGAGAAGACCGGACCGCGGTCGTTCGAGATCCGGTTGCAGTCTGTCGACCCCGCGTTTCCGCTTCGTCCGATTATGTGGGGCGCGTTCTGTATGCCGAAGGCGCTTATCGAGCAGTACAGACCCGACGAGGACCAATCCGGTCTCCAACAGGACGAGGAAGTGCAGACGCTCGCGTACGCGGGGAACCTCGGGCCGTATCGCTTCGAGCGGTGGAACCGCGAGTCGGAGTTCGTCGCCGTCAGAAACGACGAGTACTACCTCCGCGACGTCGACGATGTCCCCGAGCAGTGGCGGGACGCGCCCTATTTCGACTCCTACACCTACGAGGTCGTCCCCGAGGAGAGCACGCGGCTGTCGGCGTTGCGAACGGGAGAACTCACGGCGACGGACGTTCCCGAGACCCAAGTCGAGCAGTTCGAGGGCCTCGACGACGTCGACGTGAAGGTGTTCCCGCAGCCGTATATGACGTCGCTCATCTACAACCAGCGGGCGAACGGGGCGTTCTACGAGGCGCTGCGCACGCCCGCGGTCAGACGTGGACTCGCACACGCCGTCGACAAGCGGGCCATCGTCGACGACATCCTTCGCGGGTACGGGAACGTCGCGCACACGTTCCAGCCGACGTTCTCGAAGTGGTACGACGACAGCGAGGTGACCGAGTACGGCGTCGGTGACGCCTACAGCCACGAACGGGCGCGTGAACTCCTCGATTCGGGGCTCGACTCGACCCCGTACGGATACGACGGCGACCGCGTCGTCGACGCGGACGGCGAACAAGTGACGCTGCGCCTCGTGTTCGCACAGGGGGCGCAGTCCGTGCAGACGACGGCGCAGTTCGTCGCCCAAGAGTACGACGCGATCGGGCTGGACGTCGAACTGGTCGGCAAAGAGTACGGCACGCTCGTCGAGCACCACCTGTTCAACAGTTGGCAGGGCGACGGTGACCCGCCGTGGTCTGCCGGGCCGTACAACAGCGGCCCACGAGACGGCGCGGTGAGCCAAGAGCCGTGGGATCTGATACTCGGCGTCACGTTCAACACGTACCCGCGGACGCCCTCGGCGACGCGAGGGTTCACGATCGAGCGCGGCGGTATCAACTTCTACGGGTACGTCCCGGAGACGGATTTCGCGTCGCTGTTCGAGACGGCCACAAGCACCGTCGACGAGACCGAGCGCAGGGAGACGCTCGCCGAAATCTTTGGGGCGCTCTCGGCGGAACAGCCGTTCAACTTCCTCAATATGGGGGTCGATATCGTCGGCTACGACAGCGCGGTCCGCGGTCCCGAGGAAGTGTTCGGGTATACGTGGGACCGAAACACGTGGCGGCTCGGAACGCCGTGACTCGCGGGTCGAACACCTGAGGTGCACCACTCATAGATGGGGCTGAAACGGTACACTGCGAGCCGGGTCGCGTGGGCGGGAGTCGTCGCTGGCGTGATTTTGACGGTCACCTTCGTCCTCCTCGAACTCGCCCCCGACGCGCAGCTGGCGCGAGTGCAGTTCCAAGCGGCCGCGAGCGGTGGGAACGCGGAGGCCGCCGCGGAGGCGTACGCGCAGCGGCGCGGGCTCGACGGACCGCTCTGGGAGCGTTACCTCGACTACCTCGCGAACCTCGCGACGGGCGATTGGGGGTGGTCCGACACCCGTTCACAGCCGGTCAGCGAGGCGATCCTGACCGCGCTTCCGTACTCGCTGCTGTACACCGTTCCGGCGGTCCTCGTGTCGACGGTCCTCGGCGTCGCGATCGGCCTGTACTCGGCGTTCAACCAGTACACGAAGACCGACTACGCCGCCACGTTCGTCGCGTTCTTCGGGATCAGTATCCCCAACTTCTGGTTTGGGATCGTACTCCTGCTCCTGTTCGCGGTGCATCTCGGCTGGGTCCCCGTGCTGTTCGACGCGGAGTTGGCACGGACGCGCACGTTCTCGCTTGCGAACGCTCGCCAACTCGTGCTCCCGGTGTTCGTCCTCGCGACGAGCGCCATCGCGGGCACGATGCGCTACACGCGCGCGGAGGCGCTGGAGTACGTCCGCGCGACGTTCGTCAAGACCGCGAGAGCGAAGGGGGCGAGCGAGCGTCGCATCCTCGCTCGGCACGTCTTACGTCCGACGCTCGTCCCGCTCTCGACGATCCTCGTGGGCGACCTCCTCGGCGTGGTCCTCTCGGCATCCTACCTCGTCGAAGTCGTCTTCGGGATCCCCGGACTCGGCCGCCTCAGCCTCGATGCCATCCGGCGGCAGGACACCGCCTTGGTGCTCGGCACGACGCTCGTGCCGGTGTTCGTCGCCGTGATCGGAAACCTCCTGCAGGACCTCGCGTACGCGGTTCTCGACCCCCGAATCGACTACGGTGATCGCTGATGGTCGGCGAACGCGACCCGAACGGCGACGGGCAAGGAGGACACCGAACCGACGGGGCGGGACGGGGTCGAGGCGGGACCGATGGCGACGACCGAGAACGAGCCCAAACCGACGGCGAAACGGAGGAACGAGAACGCTTCGAGGACGTCGACTGGGACGCGATCGACGCGGACGGGAAGCGACTGACGCTGACCCGACTCGCGGCACTCGCGGTCGGCGTCGTCTACGCCCTCGCGCTCGCTTTCGATCTCTTCGTCGCGGGCGACGATCCGACGGTCGACGTCGCTCTCGACGTCCCGTGGCAGCCCGCGGCCTCGACCGTCGTCTGGGACGTGACGGCCGTCGACTGGCTGTTCGTCGCGACGCTTCTGGTCGGCGGGTTCGCGCTCGTTCCGCTGGCACGAAACAGCCGACTCCGCGAGTACTACTGGCGTCGGTTCCGACGCCACACGCCCGCGGTACTCAGCGTCTGGTACCTCCTCGGTATCTTCCTGTTCGGTACGGTCGGCACGCTCTTCGTCGAGCAGCCGGGACTGAATCTCGCGGCCGCCTACCAGCCGCCGGTCTTCGCGAGCGTCGACGCGTCGGTCCCGACGGAGTGCGTCGGCCCCGTCGTCGATGGACGGTGCCACGGCACGTGGGAGTATCCGCTGGGAACCACAGGAGAGGGCAAGGGGCTCTTGACGCTCGCGATGTTCGGGATGCGCGTCAGTATGCAGGTCGGCCTGATCGCCACGCTGCTGTCGATCGCGATCGCGACGTTCGTCGGGACGACTGCCGCCTACGCCGGCGGATGGATCGACGAGGCGCTGATGCGCTACGTCGATGTCCAGCAGACGTTTCCGACGTTCTTCCTCTTTCTCTTTCTCGCGTATCTCTACGGCGGGAGCCTGTTCGTTCTCATCGTGATCTTCGGCGTGACCGGCTGGGGCGGGATCGCCCGCATCGTGCGGAGCGAGGCGCTCCAGCGTCGCGAGGAACTGTACGTCGAGGCCGCGCGGGCCTCCGGCGCGTCGACGCTGTCGGTCGTCCGGCGGCACGTCGTCCCGAACGTCTCGAACTCGATCGTCACCGCGGCGACGCTGAACATCCCCTTTCTCGTCCTCTCGGAGGCCGCGTTGTCGTTCATCGGACTCGGCGACGTGACGCTGCCGTCGTGGGGGCAGACGATCGCGGCGGGGCGCGGCGACCTCGCCACCGCGTGGTGGATCTCGACGGTCCCGGGGCTGTTCCTCTTCGCGACGATTCTCGCGTTCAACTTCCTCGGCGACGCGCTCAGGGACGCGCTCGACCCGAGACAGGAGGTGTGATCGATGGGGAATCGAGACGCCGACGCGACGAATGTTTCGACCGGCGACGCCACGGATGCTTCGACCACCGGAGAGCCGCTGCTCCGCGTCGAAAACCTGCAGACGCGGTTCCACACCGAGGCCGGAACGATTCGCGCGGTCGACGGCGTCTCCTTCGCAGTCGATCGCGGCGAGACGGTCTGTCTCGTCGGCGAATCCGGAAGCGGGAAAACCGCCGTCTGCGAGTCGATCACGCGGCTGCTCTCGGAGCCGCCGGGGGAGATCGCCGGTGGATCCGTCGTGTACGACGGACGTGACTTGCTCTCGCTCTCGGCGTCGGGGCTGCGGGAGATCCGCGGGAACAGGATCGCCCATATCTTCCAGAACCCCCAGGGCGCGTTCAACCCCGTCTACTCCGTCGGCTGGCAGCTGATAGAGGCGATTCGGCTCCACGGCGAGTACTCGAAGTCGGAGGCGCGGGCGCGCGCGATCGACCTCCTCGATCGGGTGGGGATTCCGAACCCGGGACATCGAATCGACGACTACCCGCACGAACTCTCCGGCGGGCAGAAACAGCGCGTCGCGATCGCGATGGCGCTGGCGGGCGAACCCGACCTCCTGATCGCCGACGAGCCGACGACCGCGCTCGACGTCACGATCCAAGCGCAAGTGTTGGACCTTCTCGACGCCGTGCAGTCGGAGTTCGAGATGGGTGTGCTCTTCGTGACGCACGACCTCGGCGTCGTCGCGTCCGTCGCCGAGCGCGTCGTCGTGCTGCGCGAGGGCCGAGTGGTCGAACGCGGTGACGTCGAAGCGATCTTCGAGCGGCCGTCGCACCCGTACACGCGGCATCTCATCGATTCGAT
This DNA window, taken from Halobellus sp. LT62, encodes the following:
- a CDS encoding ABC transporter substrate-binding protein, giving the protein MPSGTNLDGLRSTARGRSRRSFLELLGVGGAASLAGCNAPNETDASTVTEDPSGGDGASTDRAEYVEGTATGTRTLNFLSVDDTPSINRVQLALDGAYAITPEQEVFPLWADISTDEGRVYTVELRESLEWGADYGSMTAEDWVYMITEVFQAESNWAGFPNAGDWQQNGEPIPVEKTGPRSFEIRLQSVDPAFPLRPIMWGAFCMPKALIEQYRPDEDQSGLQQDEEVQTLAYAGNLGPYRFERWNRESEFVAVRNDEYYLRDVDDVPEQWRDAPYFDSYTYEVVPEESTRLSALRTGELTATDVPETQVEQFEGLDDVDVKVFPQPYMTSLIYNQRANGAFYEALRTPAVRRGLAHAVDKRAIVDDILRGYGNVAHTFQPTFSKWYDDSEVTEYGVGDAYSHERARELLDSGLDSTPYGYDGDRVVDADGEQVTLRLVFAQGAQSVQTTAQFVAQEYDAIGLDVELVGKEYGTLVEHHLFNSWQGDGDPPWSAGPYNSGPRDGAVSQEPWDLILGVTFNTYPRTPSATRGFTIERGGINFYGYVPETDFASLFETATSTVDETERRETLAEIFGALSAEQPFNFLNMGVDIVGYDSAVRGPEEVFGYTWDRNTWRLGTP
- a CDS encoding cation:proton antiporter, which produces MAVSGVVDAVLLAAAGAFVLFAIVLVYRIVAGPTMQDRVIAVNAIGTNAVVVLALLAAALDQPGFLDIALVYGMLNFLMSIAISKFTVERGGVI
- a CDS encoding type IV pilin N-terminal domain-containing protein, which produces MKIIRLFNDEKAVSPVIGVILMVAITVILAAVIAAFVLNLGQGLQQITPQASFGFDYNSDTNVTITHESGDSIDAARLSTSGLEAGSAEWDGHNGLTGTVSAGTSAEFNNTADWNGETVRVVWESADGSSSATLSRSTAPTIN
- a CDS encoding monovalent cation/H+ antiporter subunit E, producing the protein MGADSSRILVPVGESSTFRNTVAYALREAQAGAEAGEPAAVHFVYPARWRALDGNAVDESAAATDLLERVSVWAEEDLEYDDEEETDVEVETAIVGADRYLFSPGDFADELAEYARRNDLDRVVVDPEFQPGGNAPMLRSFEVELTRSELAVEEAPVERQTTRTRLVARATPSKGVLTFGATYAFYLAIAGSLAPFELATGGLTALLAAAAFSNVSFVTSPSLRRTSRRLVRLMIFVPYLVWEITKANVTIAYIILHPDLPIDPEMRQFRGAVWGSLPVTTLGNSITLTPGTLTVDVDRDGLVIHTLTADARDDLAAGGLERAVRFVFYGRTGARIPTPVERESISLLGGDEETETPPELREDGD
- the hpt gene encoding hypoxanthine/guanine phosphoribosyltransferase; the protein is MDKLRQSLLEAPIIEKGEYEYFVHPISDGVPMLRPELLREIVIKIIRKAEIDDVDKIVTPAAMGIHISTAVSLMTDIPLVVIRKRQYGLEGEQPLSQQTGYSENEMYINDVEAGDRVLVLDDVLSTGGTMRAVLDALDHIDADIVDTVAVIKKAGPNELDDSGHHVKTLINVRVEDGEVVIVDENGDD
- a CDS encoding ABC transporter permease codes for the protein MGLKRYTASRVAWAGVVAGVILTVTFVLLELAPDAQLARVQFQAAASGGNAEAAAEAYAQRRGLDGPLWERYLDYLANLATGDWGWSDTRSQPVSEAILTALPYSLLYTVPAVLVSTVLGVAIGLYSAFNQYTKTDYAATFVAFFGISIPNFWFGIVLLLLFAVHLGWVPVLFDAELARTRTFSLANARQLVLPVFVLATSAIAGTMRYTRAEALEYVRATFVKTARAKGASERRILARHVLRPTLVPLSTILVGDLLGVVLSASYLVEVVFGIPGLGRLSLDAIRRQDTALVLGTTLVPVFVAVIGNLLQDLAYAVLDPRIDYGDR
- a CDS encoding ABC transporter permease; translation: MVGERDPNGDGQGGHRTDGAGRGRGGTDGDDRERAQTDGETEERERFEDVDWDAIDADGKRLTLTRLAALAVGVVYALALAFDLFVAGDDPTVDVALDVPWQPAASTVVWDVTAVDWLFVATLLVGGFALVPLARNSRLREYYWRRFRRHTPAVLSVWYLLGIFLFGTVGTLFVEQPGLNLAAAYQPPVFASVDASVPTECVGPVVDGRCHGTWEYPLGTTGEGKGLLTLAMFGMRVSMQVGLIATLLSIAIATFVGTTAAYAGGWIDEALMRYVDVQQTFPTFFLFLFLAYLYGGSLFVLIVIFGVTGWGGIARIVRSEALQRREELYVEAARASGASTLSVVRRHVVPNVSNSIVTAATLNIPFLVLSEAALSFIGLGDVTLPSWGQTIAAGRGDLATAWWISTVPGLFLFATILAFNFLGDALRDALDPRQEV